GCCAGCGCTTGTCGCGCGACAACGGGCGGCTCTCGACGATCAGCACCTTGTCGCCGGTCTTGTATTCGTTCTTCTCGTCGTGGGCTTTGTACTTGGTCCGGCTGGTCATGTACTTGCCGTACTTCTTGTGCGACAGACGGCGTTCCACCTGCACGATGCGGGTCTTCTGCATCTTGTCGCTGGTGACCACCCCGATGAATTCGCGGCGATGAATCTTGGGGCGATCGGGATCTTCCGCTGCGCCGTGGTGTTTTTCCGGTGAAGCCACGATCATTTCTCCTTGGTGGTCGCCGCCGGCGCGGTCGCCGGAGCAGCTTGGCGCAGGCGTTCCGCCAGCACGGTGTTCACCCGCGCGATGTCGCGGCGGGCCTGGCGGATCAGCATGGTGTTCTCCAGCTGATTGGTGTTTTTCTTGAGGCGATTCTGGAACAGATCCTCGGCCAGTTTCTTCGCCGTGCGGCCGAGCTCGTCCGGATCGTTGCCGCGAAGATCCTTGGCCCGCAGGTGCTTGCTCATAACACCTGCTCCCGACCGACGAACCGGGTCTGCACGGACAGCTTGTGCTCGGCCAGGTGGAACGCCTCGCGGGCCAGCGTCTCTTGCACGCCGTCGAGCTCGTACATCACGCGGCCAGGCTTGACCACGGCCACCCACTCCTCCGGGTTGCCCTTTCCTTTACCCATCCGGGTTTCGGCAGGCTTCTTCGAGATGGGCTTGTCGGGGAAGATCCGGATGTAAAGCTTCCCACCACGCTTGACGTGACGGGAGATGGCGATGCGCGCCGCCTCGATCTGTCGCGAGGTGATGAACCCGCAGGACATCGCCTGCAAGCCGTACTCGCCGAAGACAACTTGCGTGGCGCCCTTGGAAACGCCGCGCATCTTGCCCTTTTGCTTCTTACGCCACTTAACTTTTTTGGGAGCGAGCATGGATAACCTCTAGGCCAGACGGGCAGTCCGTTGCGGCAGGACCTCGCCTTTGAAGATCCAACATTTGACGCCGATGGCGCCGTAGGTGGTGTGCGCCTCGGTGGTGCCGTACTCGATGTCGGCGCGCAGCGTGTGCAGCGGGACGCGACCCTCGTGGTACCACTCATAGCGGGCCATCTCGGCGCCGCCCAGGCGACCCGAACACGCCAGGCGGATGCCTTTGGCGCCGAACTTCATCGCCGTCTGCACGGCCTTCTTCATGGCGCGGCGGAAAGCGACCCGACGCTCAAGCTGGGTGGCGACGTTCTCGGCCACCAACTGGGCGTTGGTCTCGGCCTTGCGGACCTCTTGAATGTTCAGGAACACCTCGTTCGAGGTCAGCGCCTGCACTTCCTTCTTCAAGGTCTCGACGCCGGCGCCGCGCTTGCCGATGACGATGCCGGGGCGCGCGGTGAAGATGTTGATCTTCACCTTGTTCGCCGCCCGCTCGACCTCGACCGACGACACGCCCGCGTGCCCCAGCTTGTGCTTGACGAACCGCTTGAGGCGGATGTCCTCGTGCAACCACTTGGAGAAATCCTTCTCCGAGTACCACTTGCTGCTCCAGCCGCGGATGACGCCCAGCCGAAAGCCAACCGGATGTGTTTTCTGTCCCATCTAAATCGCCTTTTCCTTTTACTCGGGGATATCGACCACGACCGTCACGTGCGACGTGCGGCTGTTGATCCGGTTCGCGCGGCCCATCGATCGTGCCATCCAGCGCTTTTGCACCGGGCCGCAGTCGATGGCCACCTGCGTGACCACCAGCTTGTCGGCGTCGGCCTTTTCATTTTCCGTCGCGTTGGCGATCGCCGAACCAAGCACCTTGGTCAGCATCACCGCGGCCTTGCGGCGCTGCAGCTTCAGGATCGACAGCGCGTCGTTCGCCGAGCGGCCGCGGATCATGTCGGCCACCGCCCGCACCTTGCGCGGCGACTCGCGGAAGCGTCTCAAAATTGCCCGTGCCATGGTCGCGTCTCCTTTACTTCTTGTCCCCGGCGGGCGCCGACGGGGCCCCGCCGCCCGGACCGGCCGCCGCCTTGCGGTCGCCCGAGTGGCCGTGGAAGGTGCGCGTGGGCGAGAACTCGCCCAGCTTGTGACCGACCATGTTTTCCGTCGTGAAGACCGGAACGAACTTGCGGCCGTTGTGCACGGCGAACGTCAGCCCCAGCATCTCGGGCATGATGGTCGAACGACGCGACCAGGTCTTGATGACCTTCTTCGACTTCTGGCGCTGCGCCTCGACCACCTTCTTCAACAGGTGCTGGTCGATGAACGGGCCTTTTTTTATTGAGCGAGCCATTTCTTCTCCTTGGACCTGGCGCCTTACGACTTCTTGCCGCGTCGCTTGATGATCATCGAATCGGTCCGCTTGTTCTCCCGGGTCTTGAGGCCCTTCGACAGCTGACCCCACGGCGAACAGGGATGCCGACCGCCGGACGAACGGCCTTCGCCGCCGCCCATCGGGTGATCGACCGGGTTCATGGTGACGCCCCGGTTGTGCGGGCGGCGACCCTTCCAGCGCGTGCGGCCGGCCTTGCCGATGTGCACGCTGCCGTGCTCGATGTTGCCGACCTGGCCGATGGTGGCCCGGCAGTCGAGGTGGACGCGACGAACCTCGCCCGACGGCAAGCGCACCTGGCCCCAGTCGCCTTCCTTCGCCATCACCTGCGCGCCAACGCCGGCCGACCGGCAAAGCTGCGCGCCACCCAGGATCTTGAGCTCGATGTTGTGGATGGTGGTGCCGAGCGGAATGAAACGGATGGGCAGGTTGTTGCCCGGCTTGATGTCCGCGTTGCGCGACGACACCACGGTGTCGCCGACGCTGAGGCCGTCAGGACACAGGATGTAGGCCTTTTCGCCGTCGACGTAGTGAAGCAGGGCGATGCGCGCGGTGCGGTTCGGATCGTATTCAATCGACGCCACCTTGCCCGGCACGCCGACCTTGTTGCGACGAAAGTCGATGATGCGGAAGCGCCGCTTGTGGCCGCCGCCGCGAAAACGGCTGGTGATGCGACCGTAATGGTTGCGCCCGCCGGTGCGGTTCATCTTCTCGGTCAGCGACTTTTCGGGGGCGTTCCCCTGCGTCAGCTCGGAGAAATCCGGCGAGACGCGGCCGCGGCTGCCTGGCGTGGTGGGATTGTGCGGACGAAGACCCATGGCTTAGACCCCTTCGAAGAACTCGATGTTCTGACCAGCGGCGATGGTGACGATGGCTTTCTTCCAGTTCGACCGCTTGCCGGTGAACCGCCCCATCCGCTTTTCCTTGCCGCGCACCACGGTGGTGCGCACCGCCAGCACGTCGACGTTCCACAACTTCTCGACGGCGTGTCGAATCTCGACCTTGTTGGCGTCGCGGGCCACTTCGAACAGCAGCTGCGGCTTGGTCGACTCGGGCGAGGCTTCGCTGTCGGCGCCGCCGCCGGTCTCTTTGAGCCGCGTGCCCTTCTCGGTCAGCAGCGGTCGCTTGATGATTTGCTCTGGTGGGCGCATGAGATGACTCCCGACGTTTCCTACGAGGCCGCCGCCGCGTCAGCTTCCGGCTGCACGCGCTGCTCGATTTCCTTGATGGCGCTGGCTGCGATGACGAGGCCCGGGTGATTGAGGATG
This genomic window from Polyangia bacterium contains:
- the rpsQ gene encoding 30S ribosomal protein S17; the encoded protein is MASPEKHHGAAEDPDRPKIHRREFIGVVTSDKMQKTRIVQVERRLSHKKYGKYMTSRTKYKAHDEKNEYKTGDKVLIVESRPLSRDKRWRVEKLIERPQEA
- the rpmC gene encoding 50S ribosomal protein L29, translating into MSKHLRAKDLRGNDPDELGRTAKKLAEDLFQNRLKKNTNQLENTMLIRQARRDIARVNTVLAERLRQAAPATAPAATTKEK
- the rplP gene encoding 50S ribosomal protein L16, with the translated sequence MLAPKKVKWRKKQKGKMRGVSKGATQVVFGEYGLQAMSCGFITSRQIEAARIAISRHVKRGGKLYIRIFPDKPISKKPAETRMGKGKGNPEEWVAVVKPGRVMYELDGVQETLAREAFHLAEHKLSVQTRFVGREQVL
- the rpsC gene encoding 30S ribosomal protein S3; translation: MGQKTHPVGFRLGVIRGWSSKWYSEKDFSKWLHEDIRLKRFVKHKLGHAGVSSVEVERAANKVKINIFTARPGIVIGKRGAGVETLKKEVQALTSNEVFLNIQEVRKAETNAQLVAENVATQLERRVAFRRAMKKAVQTAMKFGAKGIRLACSGRLGGAEMARYEWYHEGRVPLHTLRADIEYGTTEAHTTYGAIGVKCWIFKGEVLPQRTARLA
- the rplV gene encoding 50S ribosomal protein L22 encodes the protein MARAILRRFRESPRKVRAVADMIRGRSANDALSILKLQRRKAAVMLTKVLGSAIANATENEKADADKLVVTQVAIDCGPVQKRWMARSMGRANRINSRTSHVTVVVDIPE
- the rpsS gene encoding 30S ribosomal protein S19; protein product: MARSIKKGPFIDQHLLKKVVEAQRQKSKKVIKTWSRRSTIMPEMLGLTFAVHNGRKFVPVFTTENMVGHKLGEFSPTRTFHGHSGDRKAAAGPGGGAPSAPAGDKK
- the rplB gene encoding 50S ribosomal protein L2; the protein is MGLRPHNPTTPGSRGRVSPDFSELTQGNAPEKSLTEKMNRTGGRNHYGRITSRFRGGGHKRRFRIIDFRRNKVGVPGKVASIEYDPNRTARIALLHYVDGEKAYILCPDGLSVGDTVVSSRNADIKPGNNLPIRFIPLGTTIHNIELKILGGAQLCRSAGVGAQVMAKEGDWGQVRLPSGEVRRVHLDCRATIGQVGNIEHGSVHIGKAGRTRWKGRRPHNRGVTMNPVDHPMGGGEGRSSGGRHPCSPWGQLSKGLKTRENKRTDSMIIKRRGKKS
- the rplW gene encoding 50S ribosomal protein L23; protein product: MRPPEQIIKRPLLTEKGTRLKETGGGADSEASPESTKPQLLFEVARDANKVEIRHAVEKLWNVDVLAVRTTVVRGKEKRMGRFTGKRSNWKKAIVTIAAGQNIEFFEGV